From the genome of Deinococcus sp. AJ005, one region includes:
- a CDS encoding M28 family peptidase has translation MISSAEQAILDAVNLDTPWELIERFTTLKREDPEDVKQAASLIAERLGQHGVPVDIHRPELFLSIPRSASVTIGDITLFAKAMAMSAIFPQGLSAPLVYQPSGYALDADELFSRQAPVDELDVRGKIVVSEGFGMPGKVSDLERRGALGIIAINPGKRAHWGVCTTIWGSPDLYDLPRKPGVAVVNVNAEDGQRLIEWARAGGEATLKTDLNEGWFESPVPVVTIPGTEEPDKFVLLHGHYDSWDYGIGDNAVGDATLLEIARVLWTHRDKLRRSVKIAWWPGHSTGRYAGSTWYSDAFGLELDENCIAQINCDSPGCRWATEYQDVSLMPETERFAAELIRDVTGKELRAERPHQAGDYSFNNIGLSGYFMLLSTMPDDLRAEKDYYAVGGCGGNIAWHTEDDLLEIADCDILLKDIKIYLLAAMRTANSTVIPFDFTLTLDDFSATVERYQAAAGDHFSFEPLRAEIARLRSAVQYLGALAASLKDQPLTSPGTRAVNDAQICLARQLVRVNFTREAAFFHDPAESIPPLPDLAVAEDLPHASPERIGFYRTHLMRGQNRVMAALREAHTSVERALAVPVPS, from the coding sequence ATGATCAGCTCCGCAGAGCAGGCCATCCTGGACGCCGTCAACCTCGACACTCCGTGGGAACTGATCGAACGGTTCACCACCCTCAAGCGAGAAGATCCCGAAGACGTGAAGCAGGCCGCGTCGCTGATCGCTGAACGCCTGGGCCAGCACGGCGTTCCGGTGGACATTCACCGCCCCGAACTGTTCCTGAGCATTCCACGCTCGGCCAGCGTCACCATCGGCGACATAACGCTGTTTGCCAAGGCGATGGCGATGAGTGCCATCTTTCCGCAGGGCCTGAGTGCGCCGCTGGTGTATCAACCTAGCGGCTACGCGCTGGACGCCGACGAGTTGTTCTCGCGCCAGGCCCCGGTGGACGAGCTGGACGTGCGGGGCAAGATCGTGGTCAGCGAGGGCTTCGGCATGCCCGGCAAGGTGAGTGATCTGGAACGGCGCGGCGCGCTGGGCATTATCGCCATCAACCCTGGCAAGCGCGCCCACTGGGGCGTCTGCACCACCATCTGGGGCAGCCCGGACCTGTACGACCTGCCGCGCAAGCCGGGCGTGGCGGTGGTCAACGTGAACGCTGAGGACGGCCAGCGCCTGATCGAGTGGGCGCGCGCTGGCGGCGAGGCGACCCTGAAGACCGATCTCAACGAGGGCTGGTTCGAGTCCCCGGTGCCCGTCGTGACCATCCCCGGCACGGAAGAACCCGACAAGTTCGTGCTGCTCCACGGCCACTATGATTCCTGGGACTACGGCATCGGCGACAACGCGGTGGGCGACGCCACGCTGCTGGAAATCGCGCGGGTGCTGTGGACCCACCGCGACAAACTGCGGCGCAGCGTCAAGATCGCGTGGTGGCCGGGGCATTCCACCGGACGCTACGCGGGCAGCACCTGGTATTCCGACGCCTTCGGGCTGGAACTCGACGAGAACTGCATCGCGCAGATCAACTGCGATTCCCCCGGCTGCCGCTGGGCCACCGAATATCAGGACGTGAGCCTGATGCCTGAAACCGAGCGCTTCGCCGCCGAACTGATCCGCGACGTGACCGGCAAGGAACTGCGCGCCGAGCGGCCCCACCAGGCCGGGGACTACTCGTTCAACAACATCGGTCTCAGCGGGTATTTCATGCTGCTGTCCACCATGCCCGACGACCTGCGCGCCGAGAAGGACTACTACGCCGTGGGGGGCTGCGGCGGCAACATCGCTTGGCACACAGAAGATGATCTGCTGGAAATCGCAGACTGCGACATCCTGCTCAAGGACATCAAAATCTATCTGCTGGCTGCCATGCGAACGGCGAACAGCACAGTAATCCCCTTCGATTTCACGCTCACGCTGGATGATTTCAGCGCCACCGTCGAGCGCTACCAGGCGGCGGCGGGTGACCACTTCAGCTTTGAGCCGTTGCGCGCGGAAATCGCCCGCCTGCGTTCCGCCGTGCAGTACCTCGGCGCGCTAGCCGCCAGCCTGAAAGATCAGCCGCTCACCTCGCCCGGAACGCGCGCAGTCAACGACGCACAGATCTGCCTGGCCCGCCAACTCGTGCGGGTGAATTTCACGCGCGAGGCCGCGTTTTTCCATGACCCCGCCGAGTCGATTCCGCCGCTGCCCGATCTGGCCGTGGCCGAGGATTTACCTCACGCCTCCCCGGAACGCATCGGCTTTTACCGCACCCACCTGATGCGTGGACAGAACCGGGTAATGGCGGCGTTGCGTGAAGCGCACACCTCGGTGGAGCGCGCGCTGGCTGTACCAGTCCCGAGCTAA
- a CDS encoding ABC transporter permease, with translation MQQTVQQPAPQSVALSPVRRSAQKLRRNPSAVWSLAALLLIVAFALLGPLVYRVSPETIDFSQQFAGPSWAHPLGADENGRDVLIRLMLGGRVSLAVGFFAVAVSLVFGVLIGGLSGFFRGVTDSVLMRFTDGMLAIPGFFISLLALTFFGAGLTQLVLVIGLTSWMGLARLVRGEVLREREELSVEAARALGASELRVLWRHVLPQVYPTMIVNATIGISFAILTESALSFLGVGIQPPDASWGNMLTGAQNYMYSSPWLAVYPGALILITVVAFNLLGDGLRDATDPKAL, from the coding sequence GTGCAGCAGACTGTGCAGCAACCCGCACCGCAATCCGTGGCCCTTTCGCCCGTGCGCCGCAGCGCCCAGAAACTGCGGCGCAATCCGTCCGCCGTGTGGTCCCTGGCCGCGCTGCTGCTGATCGTGGCCTTCGCGCTGCTGGGGCCGCTGGTGTACCGCGTCTCGCCGGAAACCATCGACTTTTCCCAGCAGTTCGCCGGGCCAAGCTGGGCGCATCCGCTGGGAGCCGACGAAAACGGGCGCGACGTGCTGATCCGCCTGATGCTGGGCGGGCGCGTGTCGCTGGCGGTGGGCTTTTTCGCGGTGGCCGTCTCGCTGGTCTTCGGCGTGCTGATCGGCGGCCTGTCCGGGTTCTTTCGGGGCGTCACCGACTCGGTGCTGATGCGCTTTACCGACGGGATGCTGGCGATTCCGGGCTTTTTCATCAGCCTGCTGGCGTTGACCTTTTTCGGCGCGGGGCTGACCCAACTGGTGCTGGTGATAGGGCTGACCTCGTGGATGGGCCTGGCGCGGCTGGTACGCGGCGAGGTGCTGCGCGAGCGCGAGGAACTGAGCGTGGAGGCCGCCCGCGCGCTGGGCGCGTCCGAACTGCGGGTGCTGTGGCGGCATGTGCTGCCGCAGGTGTACCCCACCATGATCGTCAACGCCACCATCGGCATCTCGTTCGCCATCCTGACCGAATCGGCGCTGTCCTTTCTGGGTGTGGGCATTCAGCCGCCGGACGCCAGTTGGGGAAACATGCTGACCGGCGCACAGAACTACATGTACTCGTCGCCGTGGCTGGCGGTCTATCCCGGTGCCCTGATCCTGATCACCGTCGTCGCCTTCAACCTGCTGGGCGACGGCCTGCGCGACGCCACCGATCCCAAAGCCCTGTGA
- a CDS encoding ABC transporter substrate-binding protein, translated as MPKRLFSVGLLTLGLTLTLGTAQAQSGILKLPLINDPIMNPVIAPDLGSVLINKVIFPGLVRPNEDLLPEPDLAKSWTITNAGLVYTFILRNDVKWHDGKPFTADDVVFTFKAATDPKSGSRLVSDFSSIKDVVAVNPTTVRFTLSRPFAPFLTLLGHNAGILPKHLLEGKPLNDATAFNRSTPIGTGPFKVTRVVPGASITLEVNKDYYGTKPKLAGMVFKVVPDINAQVAQLRSGELDWVNVEPNNLASLQNDPNITLKQANAVQHFLVFFNQKNPLFAPAKVRESMQYAVNRKAIIDGVLKGYADYPTGTLPTALKKYYDKSIKPVQYDPARAKALLAQAGWKPDAKGQLVNAKGEPFKFTLIVDRGNPSREQAALAVQQDLKKIGMDVTLQPLEFATLVRDYLLPGKYDANLIWWTTPPDPDQYSFYATGQDNNNAFFSNPKADELLKRGRETADVAQRQKIYNEFQRLEMTNPPVLVLYYPKELQAIRKNLSGVPDLGIRDALRHSEDFQLK; from the coding sequence ATGCCCAAGCGCCTGTTCAGCGTCGGCCTTCTCACGCTCGGTCTCACTCTCACGCTCGGCACGGCCCAGGCCCAGAGCGGCATCCTGAAACTGCCCCTGATCAACGACCCGATCATGAATCCGGTGATCGCTCCTGATCTGGGATCGGTGTTGATCAACAAGGTCATCTTCCCCGGGTTGGTGCGGCCCAACGAGGACCTGCTGCCCGAGCCTGACCTTGCCAAATCGTGGACCATCACCAACGCTGGACTGGTCTACACCTTCATTCTGCGCAATGACGTGAAGTGGCACGACGGCAAGCCCTTCACCGCCGATGACGTGGTGTTCACGTTCAAGGCGGCCACCGATCCCAAGTCCGGATCCCGGCTGGTGTCCGACTTCTCGTCGATCAAGGACGTGGTGGCGGTCAATCCCACCACCGTCCGGTTCACGCTGTCGCGTCCCTTCGCGCCGTTTCTGACACTGCTGGGCCACAACGCGGGTATCCTGCCCAAACACCTACTGGAAGGCAAACCGCTGAACGACGCCACTGCCTTCAACCGCTCGACGCCCATCGGCACCGGGCCGTTCAAGGTGACGCGGGTGGTCCCCGGCGCCAGCATCACGCTGGAAGTCAACAAGGACTATTACGGCACCAAGCCCAAGCTAGCGGGCATGGTCTTCAAAGTTGTCCCAGATATTAATGCGCAGGTGGCCCAACTCCGATCTGGCGAACTCGACTGGGTGAACGTCGAGCCGAATAACCTGGCCAGCCTGCAAAACGATCCCAACATCACGTTGAAGCAGGCCAACGCGGTGCAGCACTTCCTGGTGTTCTTCAACCAGAAAAATCCGCTGTTTGCCCCGGCCAAGGTCCGCGAGTCCATGCAGTACGCGGTTAACCGCAAGGCCATCATCGACGGTGTCCTCAAGGGGTACGCCGACTACCCCACCGGCACCCTGCCCACTGCGCTGAAAAAGTATTACGACAAGTCCATCAAGCCGGTCCAATACGATCCGGCGCGCGCCAAGGCGCTGCTGGCCCAGGCGGGCTGGAAGCCAGACGCCAAGGGGCAACTGGTCAACGCCAAGGGCGAGCCGTTCAAGTTCACCCTGATCGTGGATCGGGGCAACCCCAGCCGCGAGCAGGCGGCGCTGGCGGTGCAGCAGGACCTGAAGAAGATCGGCATGGACGTGACGCTCCAGCCGCTTGAATTTGCCACGCTGGTGCGCGACTACCTGTTGCCGGGCAAATACGACGCCAACCTGATCTGGTGGACCACGCCGCCCGATCCGGACCAGTATTCCTTCTACGCCACCGGCCAGGACAACAACAACGCCTTTTTCTCTAACCCCAAAGCCGATGAACTGCTCAAGCGCGGGCGCGAGACGGCGGACGTGGCGCAGCGACAGAAGATCTACAACGAGTTCCAGCGCCTGGAGATGACCAATCCGCCCGTGCTGGTGCTGTACTACCCCAAGGAGTTGCAGGCCATCCGCAAGAACCTGAGCGGCGTGCCAGACCTGGGCATCCGCGACGCGCTGCGCCACAGCGAGGATTTCCAGTTGAAGTAG
- a CDS encoding PQQ-binding-like beta-propeller repeat protein — MRNFLDHPARKSAVLSARLLAVLCAAAVLYPAQAQTSAPTSTTQATPTPTLSVPQFKPPKVDWTRELRVISGVSVAPNGDLVFIGSDARIHRTDAGGTELWNYAAGDLGRAYPVITPQGNVIAASYDDSLYALDPAGKLLWKLRLDGDIFATPALRADGSVIAATAGGTVHALSAEGKTLWTFKAGAPVFSSPAIAADGTIYLGTQGSQLLALTPEGKLKWSFRAGSLVFSSPAIDAAGNIYFGSSDRKLYALDPAGGLRWTRQTGLFVNASPIVTSSGLVVVGSYDGKVYAVGTDGQDAWIYATGSPVAAPAAELSDGTVVVPDLSGTIHAISAGGQALWQLRTGKKMDLGVTVSDAGTLYFVTEGGGLNAVRGLRPLAVGPWTTFHALPSAVGRAPSAGEQAAAGQARKGAASAALTALTPLAPVAAAPTATTPTATPLPAPAPTAQVPSPTPPAAPAPAPAQPVPVLTPQQQALVAAGVARADGGQVYLPLAASAGALGLSVGSVTPRTANLLVDGTLLSVAVRVFNNVPFVPLSALAGLPGTAARLVLAPAPAVTLTRAEQDITFPISLVQLVPLREKPEFPGVLPK; from the coding sequence ATGAGGAACTTTCTTGACCACCCTGCCCGGAAATCTGCCGTCCTGAGCGCCCGCCTGCTGGCCGTGCTGTGCGCTGCCGCCGTGCTTTATCCTGCCCAGGCACAGACTTCAGCCCCGACTTCAACCACACAGGCCACGCCCACACCCACCCTCTCCGTGCCGCAGTTCAAGCCTCCCAAAGTTGACTGGACCAGAGAATTGCGGGTGATCTCGGGGGTGTCGGTGGCCCCAAACGGTGATCTGGTCTTTATCGGCAGTGATGCGCGCATCCACCGCACCGACGCCGGGGGCACAGAGCTGTGGAATTACGCGGCGGGTGATCTGGGCCGCGCCTACCCGGTCATTACCCCGCAGGGAAACGTGATCGCGGCCAGTTACGACGATTCTCTGTATGCGCTGGACCCGGCAGGCAAACTGCTGTGGAAACTGCGGCTGGACGGCGACATCTTTGCCACGCCTGCGCTGCGTGCCGATGGGAGTGTGATCGCGGCCACGGCGGGCGGCACGGTCCATGCCCTGAGTGCGGAGGGCAAGACCCTGTGGACCTTCAAGGCCGGTGCGCCCGTGTTCAGTAGCCCGGCCATCGCCGCCGATGGGACCATTTATCTGGGCACCCAGGGCAGCCAGCTTCTGGCGCTGACCCCGGAGGGCAAACTGAAATGGAGTTTTCGGGCCGGATCGCTGGTGTTCAGCAGCCCGGCCATCGACGCGGCGGGCAACATCTATTTCGGCTCCAGTGACCGCAAGCTGTATGCGCTGGACCCGGCAGGGGGGCTGCGCTGGACCCGCCAGACCGGCCTGTTCGTGAATGCCAGCCCCATCGTGACCAGCAGCGGGCTGGTGGTGGTGGGCAGTTACGACGGCAAGGTCTACGCGGTGGGAACCGACGGTCAGGACGCCTGGATCTACGCCACCGGTTCGCCTGTGGCGGCCCCCGCCGCCGAACTCAGCGACGGCACAGTGGTGGTGCCGGACTTGAGCGGCACCATTCACGCCATCAGCGCCGGAGGGCAGGCGCTGTGGCAGCTGCGGACGGGCAAGAAGATGGACCTAGGCGTGACCGTCAGCGACGCGGGAACGCTGTACTTCGTCACCGAGGGCGGCGGCCTGAACGCCGTGCGGGGCCTGCGTCCGCTGGCGGTGGGGCCGTGGACCACCTTCCACGCCCTGCCTAGCGCCGTGGGCCGCGCGCCCAGCGCCGGGGAACAGGCTGCTGCTGGCCAGGCCCGCAAGGGGGCTGCCAGCGCCGCACTGACTGCCCTGACGCCGCTTGCGCCTGTGGCTGCCGCACCCACCGCCACCACACCCACGGCCACGCCGCTGCCCGCCCCCGCTCCCACCGCGCAGGTGCCGTCCCCCACCCCCCCAGCCGCGCCTGCCCCCGCTCCAGCCCAGCCCGTGCCGGTGCTGACGCCGCAGCAGCAGGCCCTCGTCGCTGCCGGTGTGGCCCGTGCCGATGGCGGTCAGGTCTACCTGCCGCTGGCCGCCAGTGCCGGGGCGCTGGGCCTGAGCGTGGGCAGCGTGACGCCACGCACCGCCAACCTGCTGGTGGACGGCACCCTGCTGTCCGTGGCCGTGCGGGTCTTTAACAACGTTCCCTTTGTGCCGCTCTCGGCGCTGGCCGGACTGCCCGGTACGGCGGCCCGACTGGTTCTGGCCCCTGCTCCCGCCGTGACCTTGACCCGCGCGGAACAGGACATCACCTTCCCGATCAGTCTGGTGCAACTGGTGCCGCTGCGCGAGAAGCCCGAATTTCCGGGCGTGCTGCCGAAGTAG
- a CDS encoding mercuric reductase, with translation MTHSNKSSDPSSPATTALVIGAGQAGGPLAGALAKAGWQVTLIEREHVGGTCVNEGCTPTKAMIASARAAHVARTSGALGVSANNVRVDLNGIVDRVQGIVKDFREGSRAGVLKAGVKLLDGQARFTGVRQVEVTLNGGGTRELNADYVFINAGASPRWPELPGVRNVGAMTSRDILLLRELPAHLLILGGGYISLEFAQLYARLGSRVTVVETGERLMPREDEDVAAALQKVLEDEGVTFLLGAEAIQTRREGDDIKLEIRQGSEAQTLSGSHLLVAVGRTPNTDGLNVEATGARLGKHGEIVVDQHLRAAENVYALGDIKGGPAFTHISYDDYRIVRDALLHGKGREISERPVPYTLFTDPQLGRVGLDLQGARTLGRPTRIYTLPMSSVARAIETGETAGLMRCVVDEATDLLLGATVLGSEGGEVMGALQLAMMGGLSSADLRNATLAHPTLCESINNLFMGEPEMLSGTAKTD, from the coding sequence ATGACCCACAGCAACAAGTCTTCCGATCCTTCCTCCCCAGCCACCACGGCGCTGGTCATCGGCGCGGGGCAGGCGGGCGGACCGCTGGCCGGGGCACTGGCCAAGGCGGGCTGGCAGGTCACGCTGATCGAGCGCGAACATGTGGGCGGCACCTGCGTCAACGAGGGCTGCACGCCCACCAAGGCCATGATCGCCAGCGCCCGCGCCGCGCATGTGGCCCGCACCTCCGGGGCGCTGGGCGTGAGTGCCAACAACGTGCGGGTGGACCTGAACGGGATCGTGGACCGCGTGCAGGGCATCGTCAAGGACTTCCGCGAGGGCAGCCGCGCAGGCGTGCTGAAGGCGGGCGTGAAGCTGCTGGACGGTCAGGCGCGGTTCACGGGCGTGCGGCAGGTGGAGGTCACGCTGAACGGCGGCGGCACGCGGGAGCTGAACGCCGACTACGTGTTCATCAACGCCGGGGCCAGTCCGCGCTGGCCGGAGCTGCCAGGGGTGCGGAATGTGGGCGCGATGACCTCCCGCGACATCCTGCTGCTGCGCGAGTTGCCCGCGCACCTGCTGATCCTGGGCGGCGGCTACATCAGCCTGGAATTCGCGCAACTGTACGCCCGCCTGGGCAGCCGCGTGACCGTGGTAGAAACCGGCGAGCGCCTGATGCCCCGCGAGGACGAGGATGTGGCCGCCGCGCTGCAAAAGGTGCTGGAGGACGAGGGCGTGACCTTCCTGCTGGGCGCGGAGGCCATTCAAACCCGGCGTGAGGGCGACGATATCAAGCTGGAGATTCGTCAGGGCAGCGAGGCACAGACGCTGAGCGGCTCACATTTGCTGGTGGCGGTGGGGCGCACCCCCAACACCGACGGGCTGAACGTGGAGGCGACGGGCGCGCGGCTGGGAAAACACGGCGAGATCGTGGTGGATCAGCACCTGCGGGCCGCCGAGAACGTGTATGCATTGGGCGACATCAAGGGCGGGCCCGCCTTCACCCACATCTCCTACGACGATTACCGCATCGTGCGCGACGCCCTGCTTCACGGCAAGGGGCGCGAGATCAGCGAGCGGCCCGTGCCGTACACGCTGTTCACCGATCCGCAACTGGGGCGTGTGGGGCTGGACCTTCAGGGCGCGCGGACACTGGGCCGCCCCACCCGCATTTACACCCTGCCCATGTCCAGCGTGGCCCGCGCCATCGAGACCGGCGAGACGGCGGGCCTGATGCGCTGCGTGGTGGACGAGGCCACCGATCTGCTGCTGGGGGCCACCGTGCTGGGTTCCGAGGGCGGCGAGGTCATGGGCGCCCTGCAACTGGCCATGAT
- a CDS encoding IclR family transcriptional regulator, which produces MKKSSEVIQATPSQTAEPEYGITALESALQVLEAVGEHPGLKARQLAELTGLTKSKVFRIIRTLEHLGYVDLDADHASVLGRSAYLLGKRAEQQWSLSRAATPVLDELAALTLENVHLVVREGLHSLVLDVRISPQPIRMYAQVGRIGPLHAGGTPKVLLAYAPEDVVHKVLHSSLDQFTGTTVSNADDLEDILQRIRTDGYHLALADLEEDTFSIAAPVFDHQGQVIAALSVAGPLMRLDSTKRRDFIHLVVNAARQLSRALGYRSELSPLGRAAD; this is translated from the coding sequence ATGAAAAAGTCAAGCGAAGTCATCCAGGCAACCCCATCCCAGACAGCCGAGCCGGAATACGGCATTACCGCTCTTGAATCCGCCCTCCAGGTGCTGGAGGCCGTGGGCGAGCATCCTGGTCTGAAAGCCCGGCAACTGGCCGAACTGACTGGTTTGACCAAGAGCAAGGTCTTCCGCATCATTCGGACCCTTGAACACCTGGGCTACGTGGATCTGGACGCGGATCACGCCAGTGTCCTGGGACGCAGCGCGTATCTGCTGGGCAAGCGCGCCGAACAGCAGTGGTCCCTGTCGCGGGCGGCCACACCTGTTCTGGACGAGTTGGCGGCCCTGACCCTGGAGAATGTTCATCTGGTCGTTCGGGAAGGGCTACACTCGCTGGTTCTGGACGTCCGCATCTCTCCCCAGCCCATCCGCATGTATGCCCAGGTGGGCCGCATCGGGCCGCTGCATGCAGGCGGCACGCCCAAAGTTCTGCTGGCCTACGCGCCTGAAGACGTGGTTCACAAGGTCCTGCACTCCAGTCTGGACCAGTTCACCGGCACCACAGTCAGCAACGCCGATGATCTGGAGGACATTCTCCAGCGGATTCGGACCGACGGCTACCATCTCGCCCTCGCCGACCTCGAAGAGGACACCTTCTCAATCGCCGCGCCCGTCTTCGACCATCAGGGCCAAGTGATTGCGGCGCTGAGCGTCGCCGGCCCCCTGATGCGGCTGGACTCCACAAAGCGCCGTGACTTTATTCATCTGGTGGTGAACGCTGCGCGTCAGTTGTCCCGCGCTCTGGGATACCGCAGCGAACTGTCGCCGCTGGGCCGGGCGGCCGACTGA
- a CDS encoding ABC transporter permease: protein MTLSYLLKRVFHALIVLVMVGIITFFVVRLAPGGPSLLADPKLSAVERQAIEERLGLSDPLPVQFAKWAGQTARGNLGNSFLYGAPTVQIIMTRLPNTLILAGTSLLLTLAVALPLGLASGLRPGTAFDRITSTVSLVFVAVPVFWFGLLLIILFAVTWRILPAGGMNTAGLEGSLPDLLRHLILPAVVLSAASIAEIMRYTRSSTRTVSTLDYVRTARAKGVGDLALRYRHILRNAAIPILTAVGLQLPRLIGGAAITETIFGWPGMGRLSVEAALGRDYPLIMGITLFVALAVVAFNLLIDLLYPWLDPRVRAEA from the coding sequence ATGACGCTTTCATACCTGCTCAAACGGGTGTTCCACGCCCTGATCGTGCTGGTCATGGTCGGCATCATCACCTTCTTTGTGGTGCGGCTGGCTCCCGGTGGGCCATCGTTGCTGGCAGATCCCAAACTGTCCGCCGTGGAGCGTCAGGCCATCGAGGAGCGGCTGGGTCTCAGCGATCCGCTTCCCGTCCAGTTTGCCAAGTGGGCGGGTCAGACGGCGCGTGGCAACCTGGGCAACAGCTTTCTGTACGGCGCTCCCACGGTGCAGATCATCATGACCCGGCTGCCCAACACGCTGATTCTGGCGGGAACCTCGCTGCTGCTGACGCTGGCGGTGGCGCTGCCACTGGGCCTGGCAAGCGGGCTGCGGCCTGGCACTGCCTTTGACCGGATCACGAGCACGGTCAGTCTGGTCTTTGTGGCTGTGCCGGTGTTCTGGTTCGGGCTGCTGCTGATCATCCTGTTTGCCGTGACCTGGCGCATTCTGCCTGCGGGCGGCATGAACACAGCCGGTCTGGAGGGCAGCCTGCCCGATCTGCTGCGGCACCTGATCCTGCCTGCCGTGGTGCTGTCGGCGGCCAGCATCGCCGAGATCATGCGCTACACCCGCTCCAGCACGCGTACGGTCAGCACGCTGGACTATGTGCGAACGGCCCGTGCCAAGGGGGTGGGCGACTTGGCGCTGCGTTACCGTCACATCCTGCGGAACGCCGCCATCCCGATCCTGACGGCGGTGGGCCTGCAACTGCCGCGCCTGATCGGGGGCGCGGCCATTACCGAGACTATTTTCGGCTGGCCGGGCATGGGCCGCCTGAGCGTGGAGGCCGCGCTGGGCCGCGATTACCCGCTCATCATGGGCATCACGCTGTTCGTGGCGCTGGCGGTGGTGGCCTTCAACCTGCTGATCGATCTGCTGTACCCCTGGCTCGATCCGCGTGTGCGGGCGGAGGCTTAG
- a CDS encoding PEGA domain-containing protein, whose protein sequence is MNRRVVRLFSVGALLTGLLGACVPAPLRAQPNAQVQVQTALTPAPVQTVTGEGGLYRFPGPSALQLRTDRPAFVTAVVVPQSGGAQVFPVGAVEANTPILVTLPGTRGFTQVFTVTSLAPLDLGAAAGARSVDEVARVVGQVAAPMPTGSYTVATTVYRVVNFGSVAVSASPSGSEVRVDGRRVGNTPLTLRDVPEGRVTVEVSRGGYDSVSQSVTVRPDATTQVSASLNRETGGLRVDSDVPASVLIEGQGAGNTPLRVRVRPGVINVNVVPLDPTARTETLLVRVNAYEDTNIVCRAAPEFTCSVR, encoded by the coding sequence ATGAATCGCCGCGTCGTTCGTCTGTTCTCGGTGGGGGCGCTCCTGACCGGTCTGCTGGGCGCCTGCGTGCCTGCCCCACTCCGCGCACAGCCCAATGCCCAGGTGCAGGTTCAAACCGCCCTGACCCCCGCGCCTGTGCAGACCGTGACTGGCGAGGGCGGCCTGTACCGCTTCCCCGGTCCATCGGCTCTGCAACTTCGCACGGACCGGCCCGCCTTCGTCACGGCGGTGGTGGTGCCGCAGTCCGGCGGCGCACAGGTCTTTCCGGTGGGCGCGGTAGAGGCGAATACGCCCATTCTGGTTACACTGCCGGGCACGCGCGGCTTCACACAGGTGTTTACCGTGACCAGTCTGGCCCCGCTTGATCTGGGCGCGGCGGCGGGCGCGCGTTCCGTGGACGAGGTGGCCCGCGTGGTGGGGCAGGTGGCAGCCCCCATGCCCACCGGAAGTTACACGGTGGCCACCACGGTCTACCGTGTGGTCAACTTTGGCAGCGTGGCGGTCAGCGCCTCTCCGTCCGGCTCGGAGGTACGGGTGGATGGCCGCCGGGTGGGCAACACACCCCTGACCCTGCGCGACGTGCCCGAGGGCCGCGTCACGGTGGAGGTGTCGCGGGGCGGCTACGACAGCGTGTCGCAGAGCGTGACCGTCCGGCCAGACGCCACCACGCAGGTGAGCGCCAGCCTGAACCGCGAAACGGGCGGCTTGCGGGTGGACAGCGACGTTCCTGCCAGTGTGCTGATTGAGGGGCAGGGCGCAGGCAACACACCTCTGCGCGTCCGCGTGCGCCCCGGCGTGATCAATGTCAACGTGGTGCCGCTGGACCCCACCGCCCGCACCGAAACCCTGCTGGTGCGCGTCAACGCCTACGAGGACACCAATATCGTCTGCCGCGCCGCACCGGAATTTACCTGTAGCGTCCGCTGA